A region from the Bacillus thuringiensis genome encodes:
- a CDS encoding putative mucin/carbohydrate-binding domain-containing protein, translating to MGNNSKHKTRKILAATATVTMLATGMISTTDIIAEETQQQNKISTSLQEEKSVKSENRTYTVPGKGDVEVLKQQERKSMAFSPYEPTGLYAKPNEQITINVEGNENIQAYIGTYSYDASWREDSKIKSFTLKPGINTIQSPNGGMIYFYNKQQGGTIRTTVTTGGTTTPFFELGKHTKQDLIDMLNQNPNAHAVELKGERVLITASPARVKKYLLGSNTDPVQLLKKMDEATRIQDKVAGLSEEQADKHYIHYVEENHSPDYYMYATSYRTAYVGDAIQYVLDINKFIKDGWGPWHEAGHLRQQAPWKFYNMTEVQNNIYSLSVEKAFNQPSNLEKSGIYPKAFQYLEQANKNYDEISDVFVKLVMLWQLQLAYGEDFYPKLHQLYRDMPSNELPQTDENKKQLFMISASKVAKQNLMPFFEKWGLRPNNDTIQKVAALGYPVLTAEIWKGTDSNPIKPDVPNANNILEGSQFAWSMKGISDFEFAKINFNKSAEEMQVDLKAGVPHHYFNETYASIKVQNASGKVVYNKDIYGNKQQNAESQKVPVKVGDYIELTHLEGVHRATLTNVNNSKQESFGKKAMYEVTKEGLKKVEKMPEATILDGNQFAWSMKGISDFEFAKINFNKSTEEMQVDLKTGVPHHYFNETYASIKVQNASGKVVYNKDIYGNKQQNAESQKVPVKVGDYIELTHLEGVHRATLTNVDNSKQESFGKKAMYEVTKEGLKKVEKMPETTVLDGNQFSWSLKGYSDREIAKVNYNRVTEKMQVNLETGVPHSYFNNTYASIKVQNSSGSVVYNKEIVGNRQQTAESQTVPVKVGDYIEFTHIEGEAVNEKTRAKLTNLENNKQEYIGKKRIYQVTSTGLNKID from the coding sequence ATGGGGAATAATTCAAAACATAAAACTAGAAAAATACTTGCAGCCACCGCTACAGTAACTATGCTTGCAACTGGAATGATTTCTACAACAGATATCATTGCAGAGGAAACGCAGCAGCAAAATAAAATATCGACATCACTTCAAGAGGAAAAGTCAGTTAAATCAGAAAACAGAACGTATACAGTCCCAGGAAAAGGGGATGTTGAGGTATTGAAACAACAGGAAAGAAAAAGTATGGCATTTAGTCCATATGAACCGACTGGTTTATATGCAAAGCCAAATGAACAAATAACGATTAATGTAGAAGGAAATGAAAATATTCAAGCATACATTGGAACGTATTCGTATGATGCTTCTTGGAGAGAAGATTCTAAAATAAAATCATTTACATTAAAACCAGGTATAAACACAATCCAATCTCCAAATGGAGGAATGATTTATTTTTACAATAAACAACAAGGTGGTACCATTCGAACAACAGTCACAACTGGTGGAACGACTACTCCTTTCTTTGAACTAGGCAAACATACAAAACAAGATTTAATAGACATGCTGAACCAAAATCCAAATGCACATGCAGTGGAGCTAAAAGGAGAACGTGTATTAATTACGGCCAGCCCTGCACGTGTTAAGAAATATTTGCTGGGTTCTAATACAGATCCTGTACAACTCTTAAAAAAGATGGATGAAGCTACCCGAATTCAAGACAAAGTAGCTGGATTATCCGAAGAACAAGCTGACAAGCATTATATTCATTACGTAGAAGAAAATCATTCACCAGATTATTATATGTATGCGACTTCTTATCGAACTGCATATGTAGGAGATGCAATTCAATACGTGTTAGATATAAATAAATTTATTAAAGATGGTTGGGGTCCTTGGCATGAGGCAGGGCATTTGAGACAGCAAGCACCTTGGAAGTTTTATAATATGACAGAAGTACAAAATAATATTTACAGCCTTTCTGTAGAAAAGGCGTTTAATCAACCATCCAATTTAGAGAAAAGTGGTATTTACCCGAAAGCGTTTCAATATCTAGAACAAGCGAATAAAAATTATGACGAAATAAGTGATGTTTTTGTCAAGCTTGTTATGCTTTGGCAACTACAATTAGCATATGGAGAAGACTTCTATCCTAAACTGCATCAATTGTATAGAGATATGCCTTCTAATGAACTTCCACAAACTGATGAAAATAAAAAACAATTATTTATGATCTCAGCATCAAAAGTAGCCAAACAAAATTTGATGCCTTTCTTTGAGAAGTGGGGATTACGTCCAAATAATGATACCATTCAAAAAGTGGCTGCATTAGGATATCCAGTTTTAACAGCAGAGATTTGGAAGGGGACAGATTCTAATCCGATTAAACCAGATGTGCCTAATGCAAATAATATTTTAGAAGGAAGCCAGTTTGCATGGTCAATGAAAGGGATTAGTGATTTCGAGTTTGCTAAAATCAATTTCAATAAGTCGGCTGAAGAAATGCAAGTGGACTTAAAAGCAGGCGTACCGCATCATTATTTTAATGAAACATATGCGAGTATTAAAGTACAAAATGCATCAGGCAAAGTAGTATACAATAAAGATATTTATGGAAACAAACAACAAAATGCTGAATCGCAAAAAGTTCCAGTTAAAGTAGGAGATTATATTGAGTTAACACATCTAGAAGGTGTGCATAGAGCTACTTTAACAAATGTAAATAATAGTAAACAAGAAAGTTTTGGAAAAAAAGCAATGTACGAAGTTACAAAAGAAGGTCTGAAGAAAGTAGAAAAAATGCCAGAAGCAACAATTTTAGATGGAAATCAATTTGCATGGTCAATGAAAGGGATTAGTGATTTCGAGTTTGCTAAAATCAATTTCAATAAGTCGACAGAAGAAATGCAAGTAGACTTAAAAACAGGCGTACCGCATCATTATTTTAATGAAACATATGCGAGTATTAAAGTACAAAATGCATCAGGCAAAGTAGTATACAATAAAGACATTTATGGAAATAAACAACAAAATGCTGAATCGCAAAAAGTTCCAGTTAAAGTAGGAGATTATATTGAGTTAACACATCTAGAAGGTGTGCATAGAGCTACTTTAACAAATGTAGATAATAGCAAACAAGAAAGCTTTGGAAAAAAAGCAATGTACGAAGTTACAAAAGAAGGTCTGAAGAAAGTAGAAAAAATGCCAGAAACAACGGTTTTAGACGGAAATCAATTTAGTTGGTCTTTAAAAGGATATAGTGATAGAGAAATTGCAAAAGTAAATTATAATAGGGTAACAGAGAAAATGCAGGTGAATTTAGAAACAGGCGTACCACATTCTTATTTTAATAATACGTATGCGAGTATCAAAGTACAGAATTCATCCGGTAGTGTTGTATACAATAAAGAAATAGTGGGAAATAGACAGCAAACTGCTGAAAGCCAAACTGTGCCGGTCAAAGTGGGAGATTATATCGAGTTTACCCATATAGAAGGGGAAGCAGTAAATGAAAAGACACGGGCTAAACTTACTAACCTTGAGAATAATAAACAAGAATATATAGGAAAAAAAAGAATCTATCAAGTTACTTCAACGGGATTAAACAAAATAGATTAA
- a CDS encoding fascin domain-containing protein translates to MKRFIAHANGNKIFKKLVLMVLPMVLMLMMITPSNDALAADQSNASSLKGVNLFNGSWTVAIQAANLQYVSAEPSGNVVANRSAINEWEKFELIPTGELYTFALKAKSNGKYVSFEPNGRVVADRTSIGAWEKFILYNGGDNRIYVLQALSNGRFISANGGRELTANSYVAGSWERFVIVYF, encoded by the coding sequence ATGAAGAGGTTCATAGCTCATGCAAATGGTAATAAGATCTTTAAAAAGTTAGTTTTAATGGTGTTACCAATGGTTCTAATGTTAATGATGATAACCCCATCGAATGATGCATTGGCAGCCGACCAATCAAATGCAAGTTCACTAAAAGGTGTGAATCTATTTAATGGAAGCTGGACTGTTGCTATACAAGCTGCAAATTTACAATATGTGTCTGCTGAACCATCGGGAAATGTAGTAGCAAATCGTAGTGCAATTAATGAATGGGAGAAATTTGAATTAATTCCGACTGGGGAATTATATACGTTTGCTTTAAAAGCGAAAAGTAATGGAAAGTACGTTTCGTTTGAGCCAAATGGTAGAGTAGTAGCAGATCGTACATCAATTGGGGCATGGGAAAAATTTATCTTATATAATGGTGGAGACAATAGGATATATGTATTACAAGCGCTAAGTAATGGTAGATTTATATCAGCAAATGGCGGTAGAGAATTAACTGCTAATAGTTATGTAGCTGGAAGCTGGGAAAGATTTGTTATTGTGTACTTCTAA